A stretch of Rhinopithecus roxellana isolate Shanxi Qingling chromosome 12, ASM756505v1, whole genome shotgun sequence DNA encodes these proteins:
- the LOC104673741 gene encoding small kinetochore-associated protein, whose amino-acid sequence MTSVVKTVYNLQPASALSGGQPADTQTRATSKSLLPVRSKEVDVSKQLHSGGPENDVTKITKLRRENGQMKATDTTTRRNVRKGYKPLSKQKSEEELKDKNQLLEAVNKQLHQKLTETQGELKDLTQKVELLEKFRDNCLAILESKGLDPALGSETLASRQESTTDHMDSMLLLETLQEELKLFNETAKKQMEELQALKVKLEMKEERARFLEQQTLCNNQVNDLTTALKELEQLLEM is encoded by the coding sequence ATGACCAGTGTGGTTAAGACAGTGTATAACCTGCAGCCCGCCTCTGCGCTGAGCGGCGGCCAGCCCGCAGACACACAAACTCGGGCCACTTCTAAGAGTCTCTTACCTGTTAGGTCCAAAGAAGTCGATGTTTCCAAACAGCTTCATTCAGGAGGTCCAGAGAATGATGTTACAAAAATCACCAAACTGAGACGAGAGAATGGGCAAATGAAAGCTACTGATACCACCACCAGAAGGAATGTCAGAAAAGGCTACAAACCACTGAGTAAGCAAAAATCAGAGGAAGAGCTCAAGGACAAGAACCAGCTCTTAGAAGCCGTCAACAAGCAGTTGCACCAGAAGTTGACTGAAACTCAGGGAGAGCTGAAGGACCTGACCCAAAAGGTAGAGCTGCTGGAGAAGTTTCGGGACAACTGTTTGGCAATTTTGGAGAGCAAGGGCCTCGATCCAGCTTTAGGCAGTGAGACCCTGGCATCACGACAAGAATCTACTACCGATCACATGGACTCTATGTTGCTGTTAGAAACTTTGCAAGAGGAGCTGAAGCTTTTTAATGAAACAGCCAAAAAGCAGATGGAGGAGTTACAGGCCTTAAAGGTAAAGCtggagatgaaagaagaaagagccCGATTCCTAGAACAGCAAACCTTGTGTAACAATCAAGTAAATGATTTAACAACAGCCCTTAAGGAATTGGAGCAGCTATTAGAAATGTAA